A single Nocardioides bizhenqiangii DNA region contains:
- the trpD gene encoding anthranilate phosphoribosyltransferase, giving the protein MNDPATGHTWPEVLSALVAGTELTSAQVAWATGEILAGEATDAQIAGFAVALRAKGETVAEVTGLVDAMYAAATPIEVGGRLLDVVGTGGDRSMSVNISTMAAIVAAGAGAKVVKHGNVSASSQSGSADVLRVLGIRLDLPAERVAAVAEEAGITFCFAKTFHPALRFAGPARSELGIGTTFNMLGPLTNPAHAQARAVGCADPRVAPVMAGVLAARGVDAWVFRGDDGLDELTTTTTSAVWVVHDGEVTTTSVDPAALGLPHVDRAALRGGDAEHNADVVRRLLAGETGAVRDAVLLNAGAALAVYDAPGTDVHEALVAGIARAAQAIDSGAARAALDRWVAAASA; this is encoded by the coding sequence ATGAATGATCCCGCCACCGGTCACACCTGGCCGGAGGTCCTCAGCGCGCTGGTCGCCGGCACCGAGCTGACCTCCGCACAGGTCGCCTGGGCGACCGGCGAGATCCTCGCGGGCGAGGCCACCGACGCCCAGATCGCGGGCTTCGCGGTCGCCCTGCGCGCCAAGGGCGAGACGGTCGCCGAGGTCACCGGCCTGGTCGACGCGATGTACGCCGCCGCGACCCCGATCGAGGTCGGCGGCCGGCTGCTCGACGTGGTGGGCACCGGGGGCGACCGCTCGATGTCGGTCAACATCTCGACGATGGCCGCGATCGTGGCCGCCGGCGCGGGAGCCAAGGTGGTCAAGCACGGCAACGTGTCGGCCAGCTCGCAGTCGGGGTCGGCGGACGTGCTGCGGGTGCTCGGGATCCGGCTCGACCTGCCCGCCGAGCGGGTGGCGGCGGTGGCCGAGGAGGCCGGCATCACGTTCTGCTTCGCCAAGACGTTCCACCCTGCCCTCCGGTTCGCCGGTCCGGCGCGCAGCGAGCTCGGGATCGGCACGACGTTCAACATGCTCGGCCCGCTCACAAACCCGGCCCACGCGCAGGCGCGGGCGGTCGGGTGCGCGGACCCGCGGGTAGCTCCCGTCATGGCGGGGGTGCTCGCGGCTCGCGGTGTCGACGCCTGGGTCTTCCGCGGCGACGACGGGCTCGACGAGCTCACGACCACCACGACCTCCGCGGTCTGGGTGGTCCACGACGGCGAGGTCACCACCACGTCGGTCGACCCGGCCGCGCTCGGTCTCCCGCACGTCGACAGGGCCGCGCTGCGCGGCGGTGACGCCGAGCACAACGCGGACGTCGTACGCCGCCTGCTGGCGGGGGAGACCGGCGCGGTGCGCGACGCCGTGCTGCTCAACGCGGGAGCGGCACTGGCCGTCTACGACGCACCTGGCACCGACGTGCACGAGGCGCTCGTCGCGGGTATCGCCCGCGCGGCCCAGGCGATCGACTCGGGCGCCGCCCGCGCGGCGCTGGACCGCTGGGTGGCCGCCGCCTCGGCCTAG
- a CDS encoding Rv3143 family two-component system response regulator: MPHVTDTHAVKGALKVLVYSDDVHTREQVILALGRRPHPDLPEVEYVEVATEPVVIQNMDAGHIDLAILDGEAVPAGGMGIAKQLKDEIYQCPPLVVLTGRPQDAWLATWSRADAAVPHPIDPVQLAEAVISLLRSRVPAA; the protein is encoded by the coding sequence ATCCCGCACGTGACGGACACCCATGCAGTCAAGGGGGCACTCAAGGTCCTCGTCTACAGCGACGACGTCCACACCCGCGAGCAGGTGATCCTGGCGCTGGGGCGTCGGCCCCACCCGGACCTGCCCGAGGTGGAGTACGTCGAGGTCGCGACCGAGCCGGTGGTGATCCAGAACATGGACGCCGGTCACATCGACCTCGCGATCCTCGACGGCGAGGCGGTACCGGCCGGCGGGATGGGCATCGCGAAGCAGCTCAAGGACGAGATCTACCAGTGCCCGCCGCTCGTGGTGCTGACCGGACGCCCGCAGGACGCGTGGCTCGCGACCTGGTCTCGCGCCGATGCCGCCGTGCCGCATCCGATCGACCCCGTCCAGCTCGCCGAGGCCGTCATCTCGCTGCTGCGGTCGCGGGTCCCAGCAGCCTGA
- a CDS encoding cytochrome c oxidase assembly protein — protein sequence MDPLSWATLVTEWSLAPLPLVVTVWAVGFYALGVRALHRRGDRWPVGRSVAWGAGMLAFYLVTSSGIAAYDTVLLSVHMAQHMVLSMVVPLSLALGAPVTLALRTLPKAPRRWLLAVLHSRVAKVLTFPPLTFLLYVVSPWALYFTGWYDASLSNAYVHELMHVHLVVVGALFFWPIVGVDPLPGRVAYPFRVLLTVLTLPFHAFLGVTIMGQSALLGGDHYPSLHDGPMGAWLPDPRADQELAGGILWGAGDLVGIVFFVVLFVQWVRASAKEAEREDRRLDRLEARSE from the coding sequence GTGGACCCGCTCTCCTGGGCGACCCTCGTGACCGAGTGGAGCCTCGCGCCGTTGCCGCTCGTGGTGACGGTGTGGGCCGTGGGGTTCTACGCCCTGGGCGTGCGGGCGCTGCACCGGCGCGGGGACCGGTGGCCGGTCGGTCGGTCGGTCGCCTGGGGGGCCGGCATGCTGGCCTTCTACCTGGTGACGTCGTCCGGGATCGCCGCCTACGACACCGTGCTGCTGAGCGTGCACATGGCCCAGCACATGGTGCTGTCGATGGTGGTGCCCCTGTCGCTCGCGCTGGGTGCGCCGGTGACCCTGGCGCTGCGGACCCTGCCGAAGGCGCCCCGCAGGTGGCTGCTCGCCGTGCTCCACTCGCGCGTCGCGAAGGTGCTGACCTTCCCCCCGCTGACGTTCCTCCTGTACGTCGTCTCGCCGTGGGCGCTCTACTTCACCGGCTGGTACGACGCCTCGCTGTCCAACGCCTACGTGCACGAGCTGATGCACGTGCACCTGGTGGTGGTCGGCGCCCTGTTCTTCTGGCCGATCGTGGGGGTCGATCCACTGCCCGGGCGGGTCGCCTACCCGTTCCGGGTGCTGCTGACCGTGCTCACGCTGCCGTTCCACGCCTTCCTGGGCGTCACGATCATGGGACAGAGCGCGCTCCTCGGCGGCGACCACTACCCGTCGCTGCACGACGGCCCGATGGGGGCGTGGCTGCCGGATCCGCGGGCCGACCAGGAGCTGGCCGGCGGGATCCTCTGGGGCGCGGGCGACCTGGTCGGCATCGTGTTCTTCGTCGTGCTGTTCGTGCAGTGGGTGCGGGCCTCCGCGAAGGAGGCCGAGCGCGAGGACCGACGCCTGGACCGGCTGGAAGCACGATCCGAGTAA
- the ctaE gene encoding aa3-type cytochrome oxidase subunit III: MATTATASLPASRLHGQHDRPSMVAVGTIIWLSSELMFFAALFASYFTIRSVSPDMWAENTDLLNVPFASINTTILVLSSLTCQLGVFAAERGQVGRKGSLLKIGEWGLREWFILTYIMGAIFIGGQALEYAELIHEGVTIPHDAYGTMFYLTTGFHGLHVTGGLIAFLFVLGRTYIAKRFTHEQAVSAIVVSYYWHFVDVVWIGLFATIYLVK; this comes from the coding sequence GTGGCGACCACAGCAACGGCATCTCTCCCGGCCTCGCGACTGCACGGCCAGCACGACCGACCCAGCATGGTCGCCGTCGGCACCATCATCTGGCTCTCGAGCGAGCTGATGTTCTTCGCGGCCCTGTTCGCGTCGTACTTCACGATCCGGTCGGTGAGCCCCGACATGTGGGCCGAGAACACCGACCTGCTGAATGTGCCGTTCGCCTCGATCAACACCACGATCCTGGTGCTGTCGTCGCTCACCTGCCAGCTGGGTGTGTTCGCCGCCGAGCGCGGTCAGGTCGGCCGCAAGGGCTCCCTGCTCAAGATCGGCGAGTGGGGGCTGCGCGAGTGGTTCATCCTCACCTACATCATGGGCGCCATATTCATCGGCGGCCAGGCGCTGGAGTACGCCGAGCTGATCCACGAGGGCGTCACCATCCCGCACGACGCCTACGGCACGATGTTCTACCTGACGACCGGCTTCCACGGCCTCCACGTGACCGGCGGCCTGATCGCGTTCCTGTTCGTCCTCGGCCGGACCTACATCGCCAAGCGGTTCACCCATGAGCAGGCGGTCAGCGCGATCGTCGTGTCCTACTACTGGCACTTCGTCGACGTGGTGTGGATCGGTCTGTTCGCGACGATCTACCTCGTGAAGTGA
- the qcrC gene encoding cytochrome bc1 complex diheme cytochrome c subunit, producing the protein MRLLNRSAGRLSRHRRGPIAGLVVLLLGLLMMGGLYAVLAPAQADSTQSQDELVQEGRELFIVGCAFCHGQNGEGVLTQGGDQYGPALTDVGAAAVDFQVGTGRMPMANPGNQAPRKEVVYTDDEIKALAAYVASLGTGPAIPDRELYDPATLSDEEYEEYVVRGGQIFLANCTACHNFEGSGGAMPRGGYAPKIRGVDPKHVYEAMLTGPQSMDTFSDGNIPPDDKKAVIAYLDTLNDQPDYGGLTLGGLGPVSEGLIAWLVGMGGLVAFAVWIAAQTTRTSKKKDGADA; encoded by the coding sequence GTGCGCCTCCTGAACCGCTCCGCCGGCCGCCTGTCGCGGCATCGTCGCGGACCGATCGCCGGCCTCGTCGTGCTCCTGCTGGGGCTGCTCATGATGGGCGGGCTGTACGCCGTCCTCGCGCCCGCGCAGGCCGACTCCACCCAGAGCCAGGACGAGCTGGTCCAGGAGGGCCGCGAGCTCTTCATCGTCGGCTGTGCGTTCTGCCACGGCCAGAACGGCGAAGGCGTGCTCACCCAGGGCGGCGACCAGTACGGCCCGGCGCTCACCGACGTCGGCGCGGCCGCGGTCGACTTCCAGGTCGGCACCGGCCGGATGCCGATGGCCAACCCGGGCAACCAGGCGCCCCGCAAGGAGGTCGTCTACACCGACGACGAGATCAAAGCGCTCGCGGCCTACGTCGCCAGCCTCGGCACCGGCCCGGCGATCCCGGACCGGGAGCTGTACGACCCGGCCACCCTCTCCGACGAGGAGTACGAGGAGTACGTCGTCCGCGGCGGCCAGATCTTCCTCGCCAACTGCACGGCCTGCCACAACTTCGAGGGCTCCGGCGGCGCCATGCCCCGCGGCGGCTACGCCCCCAAGATCCGCGGGGTCGACCCGAAGCACGTCTACGAGGCGATGCTCACCGGCCCGCAGTCGATGGACACCTTCTCGGACGGCAACATCCCGCCGGACGACAAGAAGGCCGTCATCGCCTACCTGGACACGCTCAACGACCAGCCGGACTACGGCGGTCTCACCCTCGGCGGTCTCGGACCGGTGAGCGAGGGCCTGATCGCGTGGCTGGTGGGGATGGGTGGCCTGGTCGCCTTCGCGGTGTGGATCGCCGCCCAGACGACCCGCACGAGCAAGAAGAAGGACGGGGCTGACGCGTGA
- the qcrA gene encoding cytochrome bc1 complex Rieske iron-sulfur subunit has product MEPVDHSDGHGGHGGALVPDEPIANPGVPEHLPRPTDVDPAKEKRAERQVAGFFGLSAICTILFAVSYFTFDVGDNWHVVGGLGASTVALGGTLGLSLLFIGIAIIHWSRKLMGDDELVEMRHPAYSGEADRQRTLDDLRTGYEETGIARRPLIVRSALGSLALLGVPAVILLRDLGPLPGDKLYHTIWGQGGRKITVIEDGEEVEVEVPKMRISRDAIGTPILASDLEIGDLVNAQPEVLFNPERYYVPHAEVEGAALQTHKSKASLILLRMEPEDIKPGKGREDWSVNGIVAYSKICTHVGCPISLNERTTHHLLCPCHQSTFDMTDSGNVIFGPAGRPLPQLPIEIDDQGYLVAQSDFTEPVGPSFWERDYEER; this is encoded by the coding sequence ATCGAGCCGGTCGACCACAGCGACGGCCACGGCGGCCACGGGGGCGCGCTCGTCCCTGACGAGCCGATCGCCAACCCGGGCGTGCCGGAGCACCTCCCCCGCCCGACCGACGTCGACCCGGCGAAGGAGAAGCGCGCGGAGCGCCAGGTCGCGGGGTTCTTCGGCCTCTCGGCGATCTGCACGATCCTGTTCGCCGTCTCCTACTTCACCTTCGACGTCGGCGACAACTGGCACGTCGTCGGCGGCCTGGGTGCCTCCACCGTCGCGCTCGGCGGCACGCTCGGCCTCTCGCTCCTCTTCATCGGCATCGCGATCATCCACTGGTCGCGCAAGCTGATGGGCGACGACGAGCTGGTCGAGATGCGTCATCCGGCCTACTCCGGGGAGGCCGACCGGCAGCGCACGCTCGACGACCTCAGGACCGGGTACGAGGAGACGGGCATCGCCCGCCGACCGCTGATCGTCAGGTCGGCCCTCGGCTCCCTCGCGCTGCTCGGCGTGCCCGCGGTGATCCTGCTCCGCGACCTCGGCCCGCTGCCCGGCGACAAGCTGTACCACACGATCTGGGGCCAGGGCGGCCGCAAGATCACGGTCATCGAGGACGGCGAGGAGGTCGAGGTCGAGGTCCCGAAGATGCGGATCTCACGCGACGCCATCGGCACCCCGATCCTCGCCTCGGACCTGGAGATCGGTGACCTCGTCAACGCCCAGCCCGAGGTGCTGTTCAACCCCGAGCGCTACTACGTGCCGCACGCAGAGGTCGAGGGCGCTGCCCTCCAGACCCACAAGAGCAAGGCCTCGCTGATCCTGCTGCGGATGGAGCCCGAGGACATCAAGCCGGGCAAGGGCCGCGAGGACTGGTCCGTCAACGGGATCGTGGCCTACTCCAAGATCTGCACGCATGTGGGGTGCCCGATCTCGCTCAACGAGCGCACCACCCACCACCTGCTCTGCCCGTGCCACCAGTCGACGTTCGACATGACGGACTCCGGCAACGTCATCTTCGGCCCGGCGGGCCGGCCGCTGCCGCAGCTGCCGATCGAGATCGACGACCAGGGGTACCTCGTCGCGCAGAGCGACTTCACTGAACCGGTCGGACCTAGCTTCTGGGAGCGGGACTATGAAGAGCGCTGA
- the qcrB gene encoding cytochrome bc1 complex cytochrome b subunit — MKSADVASTNGTEPATPSKGAKRAGAVATWADDRLGLAKATKGLSLRKVFPDHWSFMLGEIALWSFVVLLLTGVFLTLWFDPSMAEVQYNGSYDPLRGVHMSRAMASTLEISFDVRGGLLMRQMHHWAAMIFIAAMMIHLLRVYLTGAFRKPREINWLIGCLLLLLGTIEGFTGYSLPDDLLSGTGVRAADGFMKASPVIGTYMSFFLFGGEFPGDQIIPRFYAIHILLIPGILLALITAHLILVVYHKHTQWPGPGKTEDNVVGPPLLPIYMAKAGGFFFIVFGMTALLGGLFTLNPVWKYGPYDPSKVTAGSQPDWYMGWPDGLLRIIPAWETHLWGFTVSWNIMLPILIAPPLLLMVLMVLPFLESWITGDKREHHLLQRPRNAPTRTAIMAALITFYGLSWAAGGNDIIAIKLNLSINQITYFLRGAVIIGPIIAFIITRRWCISLQRHDEAKLLHGYETGVIVRSPDGGYAEKHLPISEADAYVLTARDREEVYSSNGAADESGVAAPGGRRAAVMNKVRSRLSVLMFADNVQKPTAEELHEAQHHSEHELHELEHQISTGPNKHGPTSDQ, encoded by the coding sequence ATGAAGAGCGCTGACGTCGCGTCGACGAACGGCACCGAGCCGGCCACGCCCAGCAAGGGCGCCAAGCGAGCCGGAGCGGTCGCCACCTGGGCCGACGACCGGCTCGGCCTCGCCAAGGCCACCAAGGGCCTGTCGCTGCGCAAGGTCTTCCCCGACCACTGGTCCTTCATGCTCGGCGAGATCGCGCTGTGGAGCTTCGTCGTCCTGCTGCTGACCGGCGTGTTCCTGACCCTGTGGTTCGACCCGAGCATGGCCGAGGTCCAGTACAACGGGTCCTACGACCCGCTGCGCGGCGTCCACATGTCGCGGGCGATGGCCTCGACGCTGGAGATCTCCTTCGACGTCCGCGGTGGCCTGCTCATGCGGCAGATGCACCACTGGGCCGCGATGATCTTCATCGCGGCGATGATGATCCACCTGCTCCGCGTCTACCTCACCGGCGCGTTCCGCAAGCCGCGCGAGATCAACTGGCTCATCGGCTGCCTGCTGCTGCTCCTCGGCACCATCGAGGGCTTCACCGGCTACTCGCTCCCCGACGACCTGCTGTCGGGCACCGGCGTCAGGGCCGCGGACGGCTTCATGAAGGCCAGCCCCGTCATCGGCACCTACATGTCGTTCTTCCTGTTCGGCGGAGAGTTCCCGGGCGACCAGATCATCCCCCGCTTCTACGCCATCCACATCCTGCTGATCCCCGGGATCCTGCTGGCGCTGATCACGGCCCACCTGATCCTGGTCGTCTACCACAAGCACACGCAGTGGCCCGGTCCCGGCAAGACGGAGGACAACGTCGTCGGTCCCCCGCTGCTGCCGATCTACATGGCCAAGGCGGGCGGCTTCTTCTTCATCGTGTTCGGCATGACCGCGCTCCTCGGCGGTCTGTTCACGCTCAACCCGGTGTGGAAGTACGGTCCTTACGATCCGTCCAAGGTGACCGCCGGCTCACAGCCCGACTGGTACATGGGTTGGCCCGACGGCCTGCTCCGGATCATCCCGGCATGGGAGACCCATCTCTGGGGCTTCACGGTGTCGTGGAACATCATGCTGCCGATCCTCATCGCACCTCCGCTGCTGCTGATGGTGCTGATGGTGCTGCCGTTCCTGGAGTCGTGGATCACCGGCGACAAGCGCGAGCACCACCTGCTCCAACGGCCGCGCAACGCACCGACCCGCACGGCGATCATGGCCGCGCTGATCACCTTCTACGGCCTCTCCTGGGCCGCGGGCGGCAACGACATCATCGCGATCAAGCTGAACCTGAGCATCAACCAGATCACGTACTTCCTGCGCGGCGCCGTGATCATCGGACCGATCATCGCCTTCATCATCACGCGCCGCTGGTGCATCTCGCTCCAGCGGCATGACGAGGCCAAGCTGCTGCACGGCTACGAGACAGGCGTCATCGTCCGCTCCCCCGACGGCGGGTACGCCGAGAAACACCTGCCGATCAGCGAGGCCGACGCCTACGTGCTCACCGCTCGCGACCGGGAGGAGGTCTACTCCTCCAACGGTGCGGCCGACGAGTCGGGGGTGGCCGCTCCCGGCGGCAGGCGCGCGGCGGTGATGAACAAGGTGCGCAGCCGGCTGTCGGTCCTCATGTTCGCCGACAACGTGCAGAAGCCGACCGCCGAGGAGCTGCACGAGGCTCAGCACCACTCCGAGCACGAGCTGCACGAGCTGGAGCACCAGATCTCCACCGGTCCCAACAAGCACGGCCCGACCTCGGACCAATGA
- the arfB gene encoding alternative ribosome rescue aminoacyl-tRNA hydrolase ArfB — MAEPGQDLPVPPGPGLPSGATIPAGELVERFSRSPGPGGQAVNTSDTRVELLFAPGSSTAFTDAQRARLVRHLADAMTRGHVSVVASEHRSQLRNRIAARERLVALLREAVAPPPPPRRKTKPSRASQRRRVEEKKQRGRTKTLRGPVRDE; from the coding sequence ATGGCCGAGCCCGGCCAGGACCTCCCGGTGCCGCCTGGCCCGGGGCTGCCGTCCGGTGCGACCATCCCGGCGGGCGAGCTGGTCGAGCGCTTCTCACGCTCTCCCGGCCCGGGCGGTCAGGCGGTGAACACCAGCGACACCCGTGTCGAGCTGCTCTTCGCCCCGGGCAGCTCCACCGCTTTCACGGACGCCCAGCGGGCTCGTCTGGTCCGCCACCTGGCCGACGCGATGACGCGGGGGCACGTCTCGGTCGTGGCGTCGGAGCACCGCTCCCAGCTGCGCAACCGCATCGCCGCCCGCGAGCGCCTGGTCGCCCTGCTGCGGGAGGCGGTGGCACCGCCGCCGCCACCCCGCCGAAAAACGAAGCCGAGCCGCGCCTCCCAGCGCAGGCGCGTCGAGGAGAAGAAGCAGCGCGGACGCACCAAGACGCTGCGGGGCCCCGTCCGCGACGAGTGA
- a CDS encoding L,D-transpeptidase → MHALPFRARRSRPATRRGLAALVAAAVLVSGCSAADDALSSAGVGDDTDEETTAPPAAKPVIKTSVKKGATNVPVDTELQVDAKDASLKKVTVTYGDGTLDGTLADNGTRWTAADRLEPGMTYTVKSVGRSADGETVRTTSSFTTEALTLDQQTYPSVAPLDGETVGVGMPVVVTFDIPVTNKAAFERHMHVTTNPGQPGTWHWVSDTEVHYRPKKYWQAGTDVTVDIDVNGVDAGGGIYGQEDRRLTFSIGDAHVYKVNAQTHQMDVYSNGTLLRTIPITTGEQPAFTTRSGVKVIMEKFESKRMNSETVGITGSEAYDIDNVQWAMRVTNSGEFIHAAPWSVGSQGSANVSHGCTGMSTEDAAWLYAMTLRGDVVEYTGTDRPMEPDNGYGDWNIAWSDYKASSAL, encoded by the coding sequence ATGCATGCCCTGCCGTTCCGCGCCCGCCGCAGCCGTCCCGCGACCCGTCGTGGACTCGCAGCGCTGGTCGCCGCCGCCGTGCTGGTGAGCGGGTGCAGCGCCGCCGACGATGCGCTGTCCTCGGCAGGTGTCGGCGACGACACCGACGAGGAGACGACGGCGCCCCCGGCCGCGAAGCCGGTCATCAAGACCAGTGTCAAGAAGGGCGCGACCAACGTCCCGGTCGACACCGAGCTCCAGGTCGACGCGAAGGACGCCTCGCTGAAGAAGGTCACCGTCACCTACGGCGACGGCACGCTCGACGGCACGCTCGCCGACAACGGCACCCGCTGGACCGCTGCGGACCGGCTCGAGCCGGGGATGACCTACACCGTGAAGTCGGTCGGCCGGAGCGCAGACGGCGAGACCGTGCGGACCACGTCGAGCTTCACCACCGAGGCGCTGACGCTCGACCAGCAGACCTACCCGTCGGTGGCGCCGCTCGACGGTGAGACCGTCGGGGTCGGCATGCCCGTCGTCGTCACGTTCGACATCCCGGTCACCAACAAGGCGGCTTTCGAGCGCCACATGCACGTGACCACCAACCCGGGCCAGCCGGGCACCTGGCACTGGGTCAGCGACACCGAGGTCCACTACCGGCCGAAGAAGTACTGGCAGGCCGGCACCGACGTCACCGTCGACATCGACGTCAACGGCGTCGACGCCGGCGGCGGGATCTACGGCCAGGAGGACCGTCGGCTCACCTTCAGCATCGGCGACGCCCACGTCTACAAGGTCAACGCGCAGACCCACCAGATGGACGTCTACTCCAACGGCACGCTGCTCCGGACCATCCCGATCACGACCGGCGAACAGCCCGCGTTCACGACGCGCTCGGGCGTCAAGGTGATCATGGAGAAGTTCGAGTCCAAGCGGATGAACTCCGAGACCGTCGGCATCACCGGCTCCGAGGCCTACGACATCGACAACGTGCAGTGGGCGATGCGGGTGACCAACTCCGGCGAGTTCATCCACGCCGCGCCGTGGTCGGTGGGCTCACAGGGCTCCGCCAACGTGTCCCACGGCTGCACCGGCATGAGCACCGAGGACGCCGCCTGGCTCTACGCGATGACCCTGCGCGGCGACGTGGTCGAGTACACCGGCACCGACCGGCCGATGGAGCCCGACAACGGCTACGGCGACTGGAACATCGCCTGGTCGGACTACAAGGCCAGCTCCGCGCTCTAG
- a CDS encoding cytochrome c oxidase subunit 4: protein MKVEAWLFGITTIFLVLVTPAYWLITDAATDCNADPGVSCADWTGTSALVMTTLLTAMVTLYLGFHARRMDARPEDRIDGEIADGAGELGFFPPYSWWPFWCACTLGIIVLATAMTQWWMVVLGAALGVLTLSGWIFEYYRGEHAH, encoded by the coding sequence ATGAAGGTCGAGGCCTGGCTCTTCGGCATCACCACCATCTTCCTGGTGCTGGTGACACCGGCGTACTGGTTGATCACCGACGCGGCCACCGACTGCAACGCCGACCCGGGCGTCTCCTGCGCCGACTGGACCGGCACCTCCGCGCTCGTGATGACCACGCTGCTGACCGCGATGGTCACCCTCTACCTCGGCTTCCACGCCCGGCGGATGGATGCCCGTCCGGAGGACCGGATCGACGGCGAGATCGCCGACGGCGCCGGTGAGCTCGGGTTCTTCCCGCCGTACTCCTGGTGGCCGTTCTGGTGCGCCTGCACGCTCGGCATCATCGTGCTGGCCACGGCGATGACCCAGTGGTGGATGGTGGTCCTCGGCGCGGCTCTCGGCGTGCTGACGCTCTCCGGCTGGATCTTCGAGTACTACCGCGGAGAACACGCGCACTAG